GCCAACAGGGCCATACCAAGCACCTTCATGTATGCGGATAACACCTTGGGGAAAATTGTTGCTGACAACAGCGCCTGCAAGTAATTGGCCCCGGTCATTAAATACTCTCACCACATCACCATTTTTAATGCCACGTTGTTTAGCGTCTTCAGGGTTTAGATAAACCGGCTCTCTGTCTTGTACTGCATAAGATTGGCGATACTCTTTTGACTCACACATTTGTGAATGTAACCGTTTATCAGGGTGACAAGATTGCATCCAGATCGGGTGTTTGTCTGACCCAGGGCCGCCATGGCTTCGCTCTGTTTTTTCCATCCACATTGGGTGACCTTTACAATCATCGTATTGATAGCGGTCAATTTTGCGGCTAAAGATCTCAATTAACCCCGACGGTGTACCTAAAGGGTTTATTTCGGGATCATCTCTAAAGTCAGCATGTCGAGTCCAAGGCTTACCTTCACCAAAGTGTACATAACCGTCTTGCCAAAATTGTTCAAAATCAGGCATTGCAAATTTACCATCATTAGCAGTTTTGCATTCGCTGTAAAGCTTCTTAAGCCAATCAAGCTCAGTCATGCCACGCGTATATTCTTTCTCTTTACCTAGAATACGGGCAAAACGGGTGAATATTTCATAATCAGACAAGCTATCAAATAGCGGTTCAACCATTTTTTGCATTGCCAGCAAACCACGGTTTGCGTAACTGCCATAAATATCAATGTCATTTCGCTCCATCGTCGTACAAGCCGGCAATACAATATCTGAAAAACGACAGGTTGCTGTCCAGTTGATATCAATGCTTACAACACATTCAAGCTTATGAAAAGCTTCTTTCATACGGTTCCTGTCTTGATGGTGATTCCACGGATTGTTACCTGAGAAAATCATCATTTTTATGTCAGGGTAAGTAACTTTTGCGCCATTAGCGTCAATGACTTTGCCTGGCTCTAAAATAGCGTCAATCCAACGTGCTACTGGAATGGTACTGCTTGCACCTTTAAAGTCATCGCTATCGAAAATTGGTTTTTGACCTTCGTCTAAATTTCGTGGGAAAGCCCCTGGAGCCGCTGCGCCAGAAGAAGGCACACCAATACTTGAATAATGATGACCATAACTAATGCCGCCACCAGGTAATCCAATTTGCCCGATCATAGTGGCTAAGACTGCCGCCATCCAATAAGGTTGTTCACCGTGTTGCTGGCGTTGAATACACCAGCCCATTAACATTTGCGTGCGACCAGCAACCATGGTTTTTGCCAAGTCTTTGATCACTTCAACTGGCACCGATGTAATTTTTTCTGCCCACTGTGGGGTTTTAGCAATACCGTCACTTTCGCCAGTTAAATACGGCACAAAACGCTCGAACCCTAAGCTATAACCGTCGATAAATTTTTGATCATGTAAATTATTGGAGTAAAGCTCATAAGCGATAGCCAACATTAAGGCGACATCGGTTTGTGGATTAACATAGATTTTTTCACAACCTAAGTAATCTTGAGTCTTAGATGCCACGGGATCTATACTGATCACACGAATTTTACCTTGTTTTACTTTCTCTTTTAGTTGCGCAAGGTATTCATAACTTTCATGGGTTTCTGCATTCCAGCCCACTTGTAAGTTTTTATAAGGATCATTAGCCCATAAAATAATGGTTTTAGCATTATCTAAAATAAGCGGCCATGAAGTTCCTTGAGCATAAACTTCTGTTGAACCTAACACATACGGCAGTATGGTTTGCCCGGCACCTGTTGAGTAATCACCAATTTTTTTAACAAAGTTTCCATGCATACCAACAGCGCGCTGCATATGGCTGGTACTAGAATGTAATTGCCCTGTTGCACGCCAGCCGGTTTGCCCTGCATGCAAGCCAGACGGGCCGTAATTAGTTTGTACTTCATCAAGTGATTGCTTAAGGAGTGTTAATGCTTGATCCCAAGTGACTCGAACAAAACGAAAATCGCCCCGCTGTGTAGTATCACTTTTATGGCCTTTTAATAAAAAATCTAGCCGTACCATAGGGTAACGAATTCGTGATGGATTATAGACTAAGCCCTTAACACCGTTAATCATGTCTGTTGGATACTTATCTAAATCAAACGGCTTAACTTGATCAATAACACCATTTTTTCGTTTGATTTTAAACGCACCAAAGTGTGAGCCAGTGGTTAACCAATCGTCACGTTTTTTAGCGCCGACGTTTGCTAAAGCGTTTAGTGGTGTTAACACTGAAGCGGTACTTGCTAGGGTAAATGATGTCGCTAATATGCCCTTTAAAAAACTTCTTCTTTTCATGAGATAGGCTCCAATTAGTGTTTTTCTTTAACAAACGTTGATGAGTGCTGTTGTAAGTATTTTTGTACTAGTGCTTGTGTATCTTGATCCATGTTGACAAAAGCGATCATGCCTTGGAACATACCTGGCCAAGTGTTGGCATCAAAGTGGGCTTCATCTGGTTGCGTATGACAAACACTGCAGCTACTTCTAAAGGTGTCTCGCGCATAATCCCATAACGGTTGTTGCTCGGTAATTAGGTAATCAGCATCGGTCCATAGCGTTGTTTCAACGCGTTGCCATTTAAGGCCCGTCATTTCATCTTCTTTTTCTTCAAAGCCTTTCATAACGCCTTCGGTTTTGGCCGCATCTTTAGTTAATTGAGCGGTAAGCATGTTGATGCCAAACTCTCGATAAATCACTCGACCAGCGCCCATTTGTTTACGCCACCCTTCAATGGCAATTTTCACGCGCTTGTCTTTGCTCTCTAATACGTTAACTTTAGTGGCAACATTTAGGGTACCTGCTTCAACATCGCCGTTTGAGCTAAAGAATAATGGCTTGGTTAAGGCGGTGAAGTATTCTTGACCTGTGATGAAACTATTAGGCCCTGTACCCACCTCTGCAATTAACTCTGGTGCTCTAGCTGTGCCCATATCAGGTAAGGTATGTGCGATGCCCTTATGACAGTCAACACAACTTTGATCTTTTTCTGCGGCACGTTTCATCTGCTTTTGTGCTAGCTTAGACATGTCTTCCCATTTCATGGAGTCGTAATTATGACAGTTCTTACAAGCTAAGGAATCGTCTCGGTCAAAGCGAGCCCATTCACGAGACGCCATCTCTAAACGTTTACTTTCAAACTTAGCATCGGTATTGACCGTTTTAAAGAACCAACCCCATACGTCACTTGAAGCTTCCATTTTTCTTGCAATTTTTCTACCCCAGCTATGTGGTACATGGCAGTCAGGACAAGTAGCGCGGACACCCGAATGATTTGACCAATGTACGGTTTTTTGTAGTTCTTGATAAGGTTTGCTTTCCATGCTGTGGCAACTGATACAAAATTCTTCTGTATTGGTTGCTTCTAGCGCTGTGTTGAAACCACCCCAAAAAATAACCCCCATTAAGAACGCCGTTAAACTAATGGAGCCTAAAGTAAGGTATTTAGCTGGCGTGTTAAGTGTGTGCCAGAGGTTTTTAAACCATTTCATGTTGATAACCCTCGATGTTCTAGTTTTTTACTTTATTGCTGAAAATACGAATGACTTACTTGGTGATATTTCTAGTGAGGGATAACACCACCAAATGCCTGAATTAACCATATGATCAAGCCATAGCCACCAACGGCAAAAATGCTCAAAACTGGAAAAAGCACAACAATAATAAAACCCAATGCTTTAAGCTCTTTGAGCTTTTTCTTTTCACCGATGTCTTTATCTTTATTTAACTGTTTCGCGATCATCTCGAAACTCCTCTTGACTCATTAGCGGGTTGTGTATTTTTGATAAGCTAACTATAGATAAGCAATGTGAATAACGATGGCGCAGGAAAAGACAGCTTATGCGCAATTGTGAAAAAATATGAACAGAATTGTAGATGAAAGGTTTGGTAGACCTGTTACTGTAATGTCAGGGGAATTATGCTTATTTACAACAACGAAATAAGCAGGCTACTCCTACGGCGTGCCTGCTTATATATGCGGTATTAAAGACTTTGTTTTAATTAAGAAAGCTTATAGTATTAGAAACTCTTACTTACCCCCAGAACAAAGCGGCTATCAAATATTTTTAACCCTTGTTCAGAGCCGTACACTTTGTGTGAACTGTCTATGTTTGAGTCATGATAACGTACATCAAAATTAAGCCCGTAGAAGTTCTTGCTTACCCCAAGGTTCCAATGCCCCCAGCCTTCAGCTCCATCGCCAGACAAATCTTGGTAACCTAATGAGCCTGAAAGATTAATACCGTTGCTAAAGCTTGTGCTCGGATGAATGGCATAATTTACGCCGTCCCAACCTTTGGCGCCAAACCAGTCATCAAGCGTAGGTGTTACTTCAAGCTTCATATTCACTGGACCGAAATCTTTGGCGATTTGCATCCAAAGTTCTGTATAATTTGAATCGTCAGAGTCAGCGTAAGTATAGTGATAAACGAAAACATTGTAGCTAATGCCACTTTCACCAATAGTGCCAGATTTACCTAGATAGGGAGAAAGGTTTGATCTTATATCTGGAGTGGACTCATATTCTGCCGTGGCACCGGATACACCAGCGTAAAAACCACTACTGTGCGACCAAGTGAAGTTAGCGAATATTGCCGTTGTGTCTCCATCAGCTACGGTTGACTCACCACGAAATACTGAGTCAGTTGCAATTCCAGCGGAGCCGCTAAAAGTACCATTTAAAAACTCGCCTTTAGCTTGTTCCGCACTTGCTAAAAAAGAGCAAGATAGTAACATCGTACTCACAAGAGCGCAGTTTGTTGTTTTTATAACTTTATTCATAGTTCAAAACTCCAGAGTTGATATAAATCAGATAAACAATTTTTGATGGCGTTATTGTATCGCCCAGTTATGAACAGGATTGTGTGATTAGATGAACACAATGTTTAAGAATATTTATGAAATAATGTCAGTTAGCTATCGAATGAAGCACTTTTGCTGGCAATAATTTTTTAGTAGGACGTCACGGTTGAACCACAAACATATTTTAGTAGTTGAAGATGAAGCGATAACCCGAGCCAAATTGGTGGGTTATTTCCAGCATGCGGGTTATCAAGTAAGTGAAGCAGAGAATAAAGCGCAGATGAATGTGATATTAGACAATCATCATATTGACTTGATCATGCTAGATATTAACCTGCCTGACGAAGATGGACTAATGATCACACGAAACCTACGTAGCCACTCTGATATCGGCATTGTGCTCGTGACCGGGAGAACCGATTCTATCGATAAAATTATTGGTTTGGAAATGGGCGCTGACGATTATGTTACTAAGCCATTTGAGTTAAGGGAGTTATTGGTACGGGTTAAAAATATATTGTGGCGCATCTCATTGGCGCAACAAGAGCCAGCATTTTCAGCAGACGCAGAAGAAGATGACAATATATTTCGTTTTGGTCAATGTCGCTTCGATATTCCTAAGCGAAAACTACTTAAAAACAATATTCCGATCAAACTGACCAAAGCTGAATACGATATTCTTGTGGCGTTTGTTGCCAATCCAAGTCGAGTGTTAAGCCGTGACCGTTTATTGAACTTAATTGAACATAGGGTTGACGCCCCAAACGATAGAACGATAGATGTATTAGTTCGTCGTTTACGTAACAAAATTGAAGATAACCCGAAAGAGCCACAAATATTTACTACTATTCATGGAGAGGGATATCTATTTGCTGCAGATGTGAGTTAAATAGGTCACTTTGCAAGCGGTTTCACGTTATATACCGGTTTGAAATTGTTTGGTGATAAAGATAACTGAGTGTTTATCTCATCGATGTTTTGTTGGTCTATAGTAATAATCGCAGTCGCTTGGTGTTCTTCACTTTTTCCTGTTTGCAGATACGTCACAGCTTGATTAATCGCCATTCGGCCTTGGTGTACCATTTGATCTGAATTGGCCATCAGTATTTTATTACGCTTAATACCGCGATAAACCCCATGACTAAAGTAATGACTAAGAATTTTAGGTCGTTGTGCCTTAGGTAATTTCGAAACTTCATTAATAGCCATTTCAGCCATCACTGCATTTCCAGCTAAATACTCTATGTCAGTGAATTTTTTAAAGGTATTTTTTAACAGAGAAAACTGAGTGATTTTCTCATTTAAACCATGTTGTACCGTGACCAATTCAATCGCACTATTTGCAATCGCAGCTTTTAAACCTTGGGTTGACTGCAAACTACCTCCTCCGCCTTTCGGCCCAGGAAACCAAGCCAGTTGTGCGGATTCAGACTTCCCGTGTTGTTGATGATAGTTAACTAGGTACTGACCTAAATTAAAGCCCATTTGATACCAAGAAACCCCTGTTCTGCCAGTAATATTTTTTGTTGCTACTTCATTAACCAGCGCAAAAATAGGCGTATGCTGGTTAACTTGTGCTAATTTAAGGTTTAACTGTTCAAAGCTAACCGTGCCAACTAATATGGCATTTGCTTGCCATTCAATACATTGTTCAATTTGTTTAAACTGTTCATCAGCATTTTGATAGCCACCGGCTTCTAGCACTTTTAATGCAATCGAACTTTGTTTTGCTTGCTCAGTCATGCCAAAATTTATACTGAGCCAATAAGAATCTTTCAGATGAGGATACACTGCACACAATTTTATTTTACTATTGGTATGGGTTGGAACTGGATTCGCAGCGACTAAAACGCTAAAAAAACACGGTACGGCTACCAGTAGTAAAACAAAAAGTTTTTTCACAATACGCTCTTTTTAAACATTGATATGGATACTCAGGATTAGAGGATATTACATTGCACTTTCGTCGAAGTATAGGTAACAAATTACTATTTGCCTTTAGTTTTGTTGCCGGATTATTACTGTTTGTTAGCATTGTTGCTTGGAATAGTCTCAGCCTTATTGCCAGCACAGGAGATGTCATTACCAAGCAAACTTTACCTATACTCACGGGTACAAGAGAGCTGGCAAACTTAAGCTTGAAAATTACTCATAGCACGACAGTATTGAAAAATACCACTGACGAAGAGACGCGCAAAAACATTAGCGATAATTTGTTCTCACTGCACACTGCTGTTGAAGAGAAATTTTCTTCATTGGAACTACTCAACCTCAATAACAAGAATTTAACCGACTTAATAAACCTAAAAAATGAAATCAACCAAGGTATTAAACAACTTGATCGCTACGCTAGAGACAAAATCATCAACCTTCATCAGATTGAAAAAACTATTATTGTAGTCAAAGCATCGGTTCATGAAATTTCTACGTTGTCGAAATCACAGGTAGCTAATGCCAGTACCTTTGCGCTTGTACGATTGTCAGGGCTATATGACTTAATTGAGCAGAAAAATAGCTTGGTTAAGGCACAACAAGATATAGATTTGATTATTGATGAAGACCTTAATTTACTGGATAAAATGGCAGCATTAGAACGTCATGCGCTAGAGTTAGAGCAAATAGCCAACTTAATTATTACTAGTCACCAATACCAACAACTTAATGAGTTAGGGCAGAGTAAGGACTCGTTAGTAATAGTGATCACCAATTTGGTTGACGCTATTCATGATCCTTATCGGTTAGAATTAGCACGTATTGCATTGAACAAGCTTAAACTGTTTGATGATCTACTACTTTACCAGCAAGAAGCTATTGAGCTAGAGCAAAAACAAAGCTTGCTACACCAACAGATTGCCAACCAATTAACACTATTAAATCAGGGCATATTATCACTGATCGAAAAACAAGGTGAGCTCGCAACAAAAACCAGCCAACAACATCACAAGTTAGTGTCGTGGTCTCAAAATGTATTTTTGATCACCACCTTATTGTCGCTGATTGTCATTATCTTTGTGATGTGGAAAGTCGTTTATCAAGGTATTGTTTTCAAACTGCAAAAGCATACTGATGCAATAGAAAAACTTGCCGCTGGGGATCTTGAAATAACCGTTGAATCCTCTATGGATGAAGAGTTAAAGCATATGGCCCAAGCCCTGGATGTTTTTCGAGAGCAAGCCATTAAAAAGCAGCAGCTTGAGTATGAACAACAACAGAGTGAACAAGAGCTGCGTTTACATAAAGAGAACCTTGAACAATTGGTTGGCGTTAGAACACAAGAGCTGAGATTGACCAATGAAAAGTTAAACCGTGAATCTACCGCGCATGCCCTAGCAAAGCAACAAGCAGATGAAGCCAACAGGGCCAAATCAGTCTTTTTGGCCAGCATGAGTCATGAAATACGTACACCGATGAACGGCATGATAGGCACGCTAGAGTTATTAACCGATACCGATCTAACCGAAGAACAGCAAAAGTATGCGCAAACAATACTCTATTCCGGCGAAAACTTACTCGATATTCTTAACGATGTGCTTGATTATTCAAAAATCGAAGCTGGCCATATTGCGCTGTCTTGTCGGGCCATTGATCTAAACAAACTGGGGCAAGATGTTATCCAATTGATGCTCGCAAGAGCACAGAGTAAGTCGTTACTGCTCCGCTTTGAAATTGACAACCACCTTGAACCGTGGCGATTTGCTGATTTAGGCAAGTTACGACAAATACTTATAAACTTAATTAATAATGCCATTAAGTTTACCCAGCGAGGCAGTATTGTTTTATCAATTACTGGGGATAAAACTGGTACCGACAGACCTAACCATGATGAAGGTAGCGTGACCTTCTCTGTGACTGATACGGGTTGCGGCATCGCTAAAGATAAGCAAGGGGACGTTTTTCAGGCATTTACCCAAGTGGCCAACTTGCAAAGTGCTGCTGGAACAGGGTTGGGCTTAGCTATTTCTCAGCGGTTGGTAAGCGCCATGAACGGAGCTTTGTCACTTGAGAGCGAAGAAAATAGAGGCAGCTGTTTTTCTTTTACGCTCCCTTTAAGCTATGCAAATAAAAGCGATATTAACAAACAACAAGAGATGTTTTCGTCTTCCCATGAATCATTCCAACACTACAACGTGCTTATTGTTGAAGACAACGATATAAACCTTGATGTTGCCTGCGCATTAGTTGAAAAGCTCGGCCACACAATTACTGCCGCTAAGGATGGGACAAGCGCAATTAGTTTAATGCAAAGCAATCATTATGATTTAGCACTACTAGATATCAATTTACCCGATACTGACGGCGTGACACTCTCAAAACAGCTCAAATCTATAGCTGAAGAAAAACAACAAGTATTTAAGACCATTGCTGTATCGGCTCATGTTTTTAAAGAAGATGTTGCTAAGTTTATTGAGTCTGGTTTTGATGGTTTTGTGGCCAAGCCAGTGCAAATGAAGAAATTAAAACCCGCTATTAACAAAGCAATGTTTGCCGTTGGTGCCGTGAATAATCAAGATGAAAACAAGCAAGTATCAAAACAAAAAAATGGCACTATAGGAACGACTGAGTCCGTAACAATAAGCAATGACGAATTTAATAAGCACTCATTGTTTGACGCTGATATTCCTAATCAAGACATCGAGTATTTGGGGCATGAAAAAGTACAACAGCTTGCGCAGCTCTTTTGCCAGCATGTCGACAGTGAATACAGTGATTTCTCAGACTTATCTGCGGCCGATCAACAAGCAAAGCTACATAAACTCAAAGGCGCAGCAATAGGATTAGGGCTGGTTCGGCTATATCAGCTATGCAATGCACTTGAAGTATCTATTAAAGATGAAAAACTAACCACACCTCAACTGCTTATGATTGATGATTTGATTAAATTATCAAAGGGAGTGCTGCGTCATTACTCAGACAATCTGCAAAAATCTGACTAACTTACTGGATATAATTACTTAGTGTTTTTCAAAGAAACAATCCATCGTACAGCAATTTAGTCAACAGGCCGGTACGTGTGGTTGTTCCTAGTTCAGTATTTGAATCATTCGATTTTTATTACGTACTGTTAGTTAACATCCGAAACAAACCGTTAACAGGTTAGAACTTGTACTGTGCTTGACTTCCTATATAATACGCGCCTTAAATCGTAGGAAGCCAATATGACACCCCTTTCGCCCGAACAAAAAACACAATTAGTCAAACTTGAAAAACGCTTACGCAGCCATGTCGGTAAAGCGATCGCCGAATATAACATGATTGAAGATGGCGACCGAATTATGGTGTGTTTATCTGGCGGAAAAGACAGCTATGCCTTGCTGTCAATTTTAATGCTGTTGAAAGAATCCGCACCAATCAATTTTGACATTGTAGCGGTGAATTTAGATCAAAAACAGCCAGGTTTTCCAGAAGAAATCCTACCGAATTACCTACATTCTATTGGCATTGAATATCATATTGTTGAAGAAGATACCTATTCAATTGTTAAAGACAAAATACCTGAAGGTAAAACCACTTGCAGTTTATGCTCTCGACTACGTCGCGCGCTCTTATATAAAACAGCGAAAGCGTTAGGCGCAACAAAGGTCGCCTTGGGGCATCACCGAGATGACATGATAGAAACACTCATGCTCAACATGTTTTATGGTGGCAAAATGAAATCTATGCCACCCAAGTTAGTCTCCGATAATGGCGAACATGTGGTCATTCGCCCTTTAGCCTTTTGTAAAGAAGAAGAACTGATTCAATATGGGCAACTTAAGCAGTTTCCTATCATTCCATGCAATTTATGTGGCTCACAGCCTAATTTACAGCGTCAAAACGTTAAACGCATGTTACAAGACTGGCATGTCCAATTTCCAGGTCGCATTGAATCGATGTTTACCGCATTGCGTAACGTTGTTCCTTCACATTTGTGCGATAGCGATTTATTTCCCTTTGCAGATATTACGTCTACGTCTGGCGTGATTAATGGTGGAGATATTGGTTTTGACAAGGAAGAGTTTACGGAGCCTGCTCAGAAACCAATTGAAGTACAACCTAAAAGCCTCATTGATGTTATTGAAGTAAAATAAACTGGCTAGGTTGTATTGAGTAAGAATTAATTTAACTTTACTAAAAGGCACTTTCGATGTTTGAAGCATTATTTCAACTGAAAGATCACAACACCTCCATCAAGCAAGAAGTCATCGCCGGATTTACGACGTTTTTGACCATGGCTTATATCATATTCATCAACCCAGCAATGCTATCAGACGCAGGCATGGACCACGGCGCTGTATTTGTCGCAACCTGTCTGGCTGCCGCTATTGGTTGTTTTGTCATGGGCTTTTTGGCTAACTACCCTATAGCGCTTGCTCCTGGGATGGGGCTAAACGCCTTTTTTACTTATACCGTAGTGTTAGAAATGGGTTATACCTGGCAAGTTGCCTTAGGTGGCGTGTTTATTTCAGGTATGGTCTTTATCCTCTTAAGCTTGTTCAATATCCGCAAATGGATCATAGACAGTATCCCACAAGCATTACGTTACGGAATTGGTGCGGGTATTGGGTTATTTTTAGGTTTTATCGGCCTTAAAAATGCAGGCATTGTTGTCGATAACCCTGCAACCCTAGTGGGCTTAGGCGATGTTACCGCGACAGGTCCTCTACTATCAGCCTTTGGTTTATTCCTAATCGTTGCATTAACAACGAAAAAAATTAACGGCGCTGTGATGATTTCTATTTTAGCGGTCACCGTATTAGGGCTCATCATTGGGGATGTTCAATACACGGGTATCGTCTCAATGCCTCCAGAAGTGGCACCGACGTTTATGCAATTAGACATTATCGGTGCGACAGAAGTTGGCATGTTAAGCGTAATTTTTGCTTTCTTATTTGTCGATTTATTTGATACGTCAGGCACGCTTATTGCGGTTGCTCAACGCGGCAATCTATTGGATAAAGACGGTAACTTTCCACGTTTAGGCAAAGCGCTAATGGCTGACTCTACGGCTACCGTTGCAGGTTCAATGCTCGGTACATCAACCACTACCAGCTACGTAGAAAGTACAGCAGGTGTTGCAGTGGGCGGCCGAACCGGCTTAACTGCCGTGGTCGTTGGTATTCTATTTATCTTGGCATTATTTTTTGCTCCATTAGCGGGTATGGTTCCCGCTTATGCGACATCAGGACCTTTATTCTTTGTTGCCGTGCTAATGCTTTCTTCACTTAAGAATATTGACTGGGATGACATGTTAGATGCTGTACCTGCTGCGCTAATCTGTATCATCATGCCGTTAACTTTTTCAATTGCTCACGGTATTGCTTTTGGCTTTATCAGCTATGCGGCAGTAAGAATTTTTAGTGGCAAGATAAATCAATTAAGCATAAGTGTTGCCATTATTGCTCTTCTTTTCGTCGTTAAATTTATTTATTTTGGATAACTCATGACCCTTACCCGATCTATTTTTTCACTTGCACTGCTTTCATCACTAAGCGTTCACGTCAGTGCAGAAACATTATGGAGCTCAAATAGTTTGAGCTACCTTAA
This window of the Thalassotalea atypica genome carries:
- the ttcA gene encoding tRNA 2-thiocytidine(32) synthetase TtcA, whose protein sequence is MTPLSPEQKTQLVKLEKRLRSHVGKAIAEYNMIEDGDRIMVCLSGGKDSYALLSILMLLKESAPINFDIVAVNLDQKQPGFPEEILPNYLHSIGIEYHIVEEDTYSIVKDKIPEGKTTCSLCSRLRRALLYKTAKALGATKVALGHHRDDMIETLMLNMFYGGKMKSMPPKLVSDNGEHVVIRPLAFCKEEELIQYGQLKQFPIIPCNLCGSQPNLQRQNVKRMLQDWHVQFPGRIESMFTALRNVVPSHLCDSDLFPFADITSTSGVINGGDIGFDKEEFTEPAQKPIEVQPKSLIDVIEVK
- a CDS encoding NCS2 family permease, with the protein product MFEALFQLKDHNTSIKQEVIAGFTTFLTMAYIIFINPAMLSDAGMDHGAVFVATCLAAAIGCFVMGFLANYPIALAPGMGLNAFFTYTVVLEMGYTWQVALGGVFISGMVFILLSLFNIRKWIIDSIPQALRYGIGAGIGLFLGFIGLKNAGIVVDNPATLVGLGDVTATGPLLSAFGLFLIVALTTKKINGAVMISILAVTVLGLIIGDVQYTGIVSMPPEVAPTFMQLDIIGATEVGMLSVIFAFLFVDLFDTSGTLIAVAQRGNLLDKDGNFPRLGKALMADSTATVAGSMLGTSTTTSYVESTAGVAVGGRTGLTAVVVGILFILALFFAPLAGMVPAYATSGPLFFVAVLMLSSLKNIDWDDMLDAVPAALICIIMPLTFSIAHGIAFGFISYAAVRIFSGKINQLSISVAIIALLFVVKFIYFG